The DNA sequence taaacctcaatctcaaaatcaacattacatgacataactattcgcaacattacatcattttacaatttatcatgtccacattctatttattacatacacatgacttcatccatcttgacttctctgtttagtccgtacctgcaaccctgggggattagggaaaggggtgagctactagagcccagtgagcagaataataaaaacatttaaatcatatgccataatggaatgcaacacatcacagaccaatcacatcacggatggtattgtcaccaatagtcctctacattccaaagtgtcgggacgtagaatgggtcaaccggtctttctcttaaacatatcataacataacatttccaaggtgccgggacgtagaatgggtcaaccggacttccataccatgacATACCGTACCAtctcacatcatatcatatgaggactaaaggatcatccaataaccaatccacatcaacatcatagaatgcaatgcaacatattcatgaattctaatgtaaacaacctaagatatcacatggcgttcatgatgcatgaatatgctcaaaactttataatttattcgctttaaaacgtaaaggtttattctactcacctcagctagctctgacaatgactgaagcagctgactcactgctggggtcctcggttcctcgggtccgaacctacacaggtggactcaaatgagggaccaacatactagaacatgactctaaaaacatcccccaaaaaccccctaaaacacctcaaaacaatcatgcaaaatatgcaaaggaaggctgaacagggcactttcggcggcaggttcggcggccgaaagtccctccagagccgaaagtcaggcaggttcggcggcaccttcggcgaccgaaagtgccctccaaagacgaaagtctcttttcgggggcaagcttcgacagccgaaaggcctgcctcccaggcaggttcggcggccgaaagtccttcggctgccgaacctggtttctgccaaaagggcaaaaactcggctcctcatgcacatatgcctcccaaaaccttcaaccAAGCATACAACttatccaaaacatgcatagatacatacatcagctcctaggggcttcaaactatcctaaaccccatctacaacacatcaaacatgcaaaaccaacatacattgtccataaaacacataaaacctaaaaatgctcaactaacataaacatacatttctaccccatgaatcaacttaaaacttgtttaaaacatatagtgagctcaagatcagcccttacctcttgaagatcgagaggagaacgaccctaactcggagatgggagagattgagtttcttgaacctcaaaactccaaaacttgctttatactcgaaaatcttcaaaataaagtgaaaacttgtgaaaatcgtgaaagatctgaaggaaggaactcaagatcagtgagggacggcggagagctcaccttggccgaaaatggggagaaaagctcgcccgttttcgactaagggacccctttataggtggctggccaggccacattcgggagccgaacgtgcctccgcatgcatgccatgttcggcggccgaacataaggttcggcggccgaacctggtttccctcacttatgcattcggaggcctaaggcacacccgaaacgcatgcatgttcggcggccgaacttaaggttcggtggccgaacctgagttttcctccaaggctattttcatgcaaaaactcattttctttcttgattaaaaacataaaactcattaaaacattttatgaaaacatggttttacccttctagaggtctccgacacccgagattccaccggacggtaggaattccgataccggagtctagccgggtattacactaccgGCCATTTCAAAAAAGAGAAGACAGAGATTTCTTTTTATGAGAAAAGGAACAAGAGATCaactttaatccaaatgaataggaAAGATTCAATAGATTTCCTGACAATGAAACCAAATGGTATAGCCAAAAAGAGATATGTGTTGTAATTAGTCAATCctacaagaaagagaacgtgagaTGATGGGTGCCCACAGCAGtcactccgatactcaagtcaaTAAATTGGAGAATAGGGCGAATGTAGAAGTTCAGAATAGTTGTGTAAGAGAATTGCATACTTTTTACCTCTGTGATCGTTAGTTTTTATAAGAGGATGAAGTTATTAtactattttctgaaaatccaGTAATGATATGGCCGACTCTTTCATAAGGGATCTTACCAGCTAGCCAGTTATTTGATAAGGGATCTTGCCGACTAGCCAGTTAGTGATTCTGCGATTACAAATATAATGGAGACATGCTGGCTTGTGCCTGTTAGCATACTTTATGTCAAGACTCGACTTTTTCGGAGAAAAGCGAGTCTTAATGAAGAACCGGGTGTAACAGTGTCCAGATTTCCTTTTCTCGGGTGAGACTGCTTATCAGAACCTTACCACATAGCTCTATTTTATGTGATAATTTATAACTCACTTTGGGcgattcttatatatatatatactttaaatttcattaatttaaatttaattataaaatcatcatcacttttaaatttaaaatatgctcaaaattcaaattttattcatttaaaattaatttaaataataaaattatcatctactttaaaatttaaattcaattacaaAATCATTATCCACTTTCAAATTTAAACATACTTATAATTAATTCAACAATATAAGCATATATTAGACAATTGATGTATTCACTCTTTTCCCACTATAAATATAAATCACAGATTATAGgtttatatttgaaatttttaatattaaaattattattgaaatttaataaattaattttataataaataattaaaacttataaatttaaaactaataatattAGAGATTTATctacttttaatattatagattttttactctaaatattaaataaattaattttataattattaaatattatatattataaaatataatctaCAAAAGCATGCAGAACCATTAATTATAACTAtattagtttttcttttttttttttgaaatgggtaaCTATATTAGTTAACatttactatttatattatttttatattattgaaatttaaatatgcaaattatttattaatctttattataaatatattaatagagacactattttttataaaagaaggAAATTATCCAATTAAACCAATAATTACCGACTCAGACATAACTCTTAGACCAGCAGAAAgtctaaaatgaaaaattgataaaattatatgatatttttttataatttttatttttaaatttaaattattaaaactcattttataaaataaaaaattgaaaaaattatatgatttttttttaataatttttattttcaaatttaaactattaaaactcattttatgaagaaattatctaaaattatttaatacatttatttaaaaatttgaaataaatattaaaaactaataatgtaaaataatttataaaataatttattaaaatattaaaataaataatttatctttatatctacgaaatttatcaaaataaaaattcaatatcTAAGGCATCTTTTAggactaataatataatttcaatatatgtttattaatttttttacaatataatagattttgaattgaaataaaaaaaatcatcttttaatttaaattttttaaatattatcaaattttatatattttttccttaactaattttaaatattaaagtttttatactgataatttacaaaaattaaaaaaattagagatatgtaagtcaaataatttttaattattaatttattaaaaataattgatgaTTTTAGAtacttcttattttaaaatttatcatttaaataatatttttaaaatccaccaattaaatttgttttcttattttaatttctattttaaaaatataaatttattatttaaataatcttttaatatttatatgataATCGAACATGTTATTTAATAatccttattttaaaattaatataattatatttaaattaatttctgtacttcttttaaattttctaaataaatttcaaaattaattaaaataataaaattagcatCTAATATATATCCTcgttcataaaaatttaatcttattatatttttatttattctttaagttttttttaattaactataaaattaatttaaataataaaattattatatatttaaaaaattaaatttggaataataaaattatcaattaattaaataattaaattgtatagtaaataatttatagaTTTAAGTGTATTAtatgcaattttattattttttttattatttatagatttaattaaattgtatAGTAAATTCTGAAGCCGATCTTCAGATGTTTCAATTGAAGCCCATTTTTAAGCAAATAAGCTTTTTCAAGCCCATCAATGTCTGATCCAACTTTATCTCTTTCACTCTTCTCAAAGCTCCACCGGATAATTCACTACCACCCCAAGACCCACCACAGGCCGCCAATTCCTCCCTCGCAATGCCGCTCTTCAAAGTGCCATTCAACGGCTACTCCGTTAAATTCAGCCCCTTCTACGAAAACCGTCTCGCCGTTGCTACTGCTCAGAATTTCGGGATCCTCGGTAACGGCCGTGTCCACGTCCTCTCACTTCCTCCTTCCCCTTCCCTTCCCCTTTCTGAACTCGTCGCTTTCGACACTGCCGACGGCGTCTACGACCTCGCCTGGTCCGAATCCCACGATTCTCTCTTAGTCGCCGCTGTCGCTGACGGCTCCGTTAAGCTTTTCGACACGGCTCTTCCCCCAACCCAGAATCCTCTCCGCTCCCTTCAAGAACACACCCGCGAAGTCCACTCCGTTGATTACAATCCCACTCGTCGTGACTCCTTCATCACTTCCTCTTGGGATGATACAATCAAGCTCTGGACACTCGACCGTCCCGCTAGCATCCGAACATTCAAAGAACACGCATATTGCGTCTACTCCGCCGCCTGGAATCCTAGACACACCGACGTCTTCGCTTCCACTTCCGGAGATTGTACAGTCAGAATCTGGGATGTCCGAGAGCCGGGTTCAACGATGATAATTCCTGGGCACGATTTCGAAATTTTGAGTTGTGATTGGAACAAGTATGACGATTGTTGTATAGCAACGGCGTCGGTTGATAAGAGCATTAGAGTGTGGGACGTAAGGAGCTACAGGGCGCCAATTGCTGTGTTAAATGGGCATGGATACGCAGTTAGGAAGGTGAAGTTTTCGCCGCACCATAGGAATTTGATGGTGTCTTGCTCTTACGATATGGCAGTATGTATGTGGGATTTTATGGCGGAGGATGCATTGGTTGGAAGGTATGATCACCATACAGAATTCGCAGTTGGGGTGGATTTGAGTGTGCTTGTTGAGGGATTGTTGGCTAGCACTGGTTGGGATGAATTGGTTTACGTTTGGCAGCATGGGCAAGACCCAAGAGCACCATGACAGGGAAGTTTTTTCTACTTATTCTTCTTTCATTAGTTGCTGGTTGCTCTGaaagttgaatttttttatagaagAAAAGCATTTGAATGTTGCTTTCTGGGATAATTATCTCTGTTTCGTGTTGCTGGTATCATTTCTAATAAAGCAAAATGGTATGAAACTTTTATACCTAAGTTTTGAATATCTCATGAGTAGTTTGTTTCCTTTATTGTCCTAAAGAGGAAAATGCTAACTCTGGACCTGGGGAATTCACTTCATTTTAATGGTGAAGTCAAATCAAAAGATGAACGGCAAGAAGTGCATAAAAGTTTAGACTTTTGTTCTTAATGAAAAGGTTTGCAAAAGGGCATGGTTgtcaaaattgaatcaaaccagTCGATTGGACTGATTTAACTGAGAACCAAATTTTGCTCCGATTCAGTTTAAGTACTAAACCCTTTTGTAAAAGGCCACTACACAACTTCATTACCTTGTAATAATATTGCACTGTCTTTCTCTTACTaccatattataataaaaaaaaattattaataatgatttactgaaaaaattattttttcgttAATGAAATATAAcatcattaataaatttgtcTCTCTAATTTCTAAAAATTCGAGATTTtagttcttaaaatttaattttatcaaaattcaaaattattttattcaataattcTAGTTAAGTCtggtcaaagaaaaataaaataaaatatagtttcAAAATACTCTTACCAATGATAAATTATTCTA is a window from the Manihot esculenta cultivar AM560-2 chromosome 16, M.esculenta_v8, whole genome shotgun sequence genome containing:
- the LOC110603175 gene encoding peroxisome biogenesis protein 7; this translates as MPLFKVPFNGYSVKFSPFYENRLAVATAQNFGILGNGRVHVLSLPPSPSLPLSELVAFDTADGVYDLAWSESHDSLLVAAVADGSVKLFDTALPPTQNPLRSLQEHTREVHSVDYNPTRRDSFITSSWDDTIKLWTLDRPASIRTFKEHAYCVYSAAWNPRHTDVFASTSGDCTVRIWDVREPGSTMIIPGHDFEILSCDWNKYDDCCIATASVDKSIRVWDVRSYRAPIAVLNGHGYAVRKVKFSPHHRNLMVSCSYDMAVCMWDFMAEDALVGRYDHHTEFAVGVDLSVLVEGLLASTGWDELVYVWQHGQDPRAP